The proteins below are encoded in one region of Campylobacter helveticus:
- a CDS encoding proline dehydrogenase family protein has product MIQKSLALAETLQNKIEQNLSSSERAFHAKMQKLLNNPQNKVMLIELLDRSFRCKDRAASFELIEHTLHKFGIADFFSAFEKFLLLCFLNAGRFVPKLSVPFFISHLRNDTKAMVLDSNESFLSPHIAKRKSEQNITLNVNLIGEEVLGEAESHYRMQKYEEALKSSYITYISIKITTIFSQINIIDFDYSKAEVVKRLDTLYALALEEEKRQGVSKFINLDMEEFRDLELTVAAFMESVSKFDIKAGIVLQAYIPDSYEYLKILLAFSKERVEKGMKPIKIRFVKGANMESEETIASQRGWELPTFHRKIDTDSNYNKMLDLVLENENYKYINIGIASHNIFEIAYAYTRIMEAGAGESFTFEMLEGMSLQCSYELSKMHNLILYAPVCDEAHFNNAIAYLVRRLDENTSEDNFMRHFFNLKVSSKAWEEQKNLFLDSLKGIASLDNSTHRKQDRTKVQKVLSSYESKQFNNESDTDFILPQNRLWAQEIKAKYENLTHFNVYPVAGDMDFTQENLNALEVGDKIENRPIGRAYLAGEKQIAHALKVAKDSNFSQKSSDEIYKILSKAAQLLRERRGDLIGIAALETGKTFLEIDPEVSEAIDFVEFYPHSLEKLKSQNPKTTFKPKGIGVTIAPWNFPVGISVGTIAAPLAAGNVVIYKPSSLSTLTGYKLCECFWDAGIPKDALIFLPAKGRDISTYLLSDEAVKFSILTGGEDTAYAMLKANPTLLLSAETGGKNATIVSKFADRDSAVKNIIHSAFSNSGQKCSATSLLVLEDEVYNDEEFKKALVDAAQSLAVGSPFVFKNKLGALCDKPSEKVLKAINELESGEEWALKPTFVNDNPHLMTPGIKYGVKRGAFTHMNELFAPILSVMKAKDLQDAIEIVNATGYGLTAGFESLDEREWEYFHTHIEAGNIYINKPTTGAIVLRQPFGGVKKSAIGFGRKVGIYNYITQFMDIESESDENLSGNHFSQAMQKLDISAEKSDKQALENAKIMAQSYAYHHRHEFSVAKDYVHIRGEDNLFSYTKIKNCGFRVSDDDSLQDILGVILGANTADVPLSISYESHEQIALAKELCKAVGLNAEFAKESKEDFIAKMASFERIRYHAKADKSDPLYQAAAKEAKIIIREKPLLNGRFELLYYHNEKALSISYHRYGNLGIRALKH; this is encoded by the coding sequence ATGATACAAAAATCCCTAGCCCTAGCCGAAACGCTACAAAATAAAATAGAGCAGAATCTCTCTTCTAGCGAGCGAGCATTTCACGCCAAAATGCAAAAGCTCCTAAATAATCCCCAAAATAAAGTAATGCTGATAGAGCTGCTAGACCGCTCCTTTCGCTGCAAGGATAGGGCAGCGAGCTTTGAGCTTATAGAGCATACACTGCATAAATTTGGCATAGCGGACTTTTTCTCTGCGTTTGAGAAATTTTTGCTTCTTTGCTTTTTGAATGCTGGGCGATTTGTCCCTAAGCTTAGCGTGCCATTTTTCATCTCGCATTTGCGTAATGATACTAAGGCTATGGTGCTAGATTCTAATGAAAGCTTTTTATCGCCTCACATCGCTAAACGCAAGAGTGAGCAAAATATCACGCTTAATGTCAATCTCATCGGCGAAGAGGTGCTGGGCGAGGCGGAGAGCCATTACCGAATGCAAAAATACGAAGAAGCCCTAAAATCAAGCTACATCACTTACATTTCTATCAAAATCACTACGATTTTTTCACAGATTAACATTATAGATTTTGACTACTCTAAGGCTGAAGTGGTAAAACGGCTTGATACGCTCTACGCTCTAGCACTTGAAGAGGAGAAAAGGCAGGGTGTGAGCAAATTTATCAATCTTGATATGGAGGAGTTTAGGGATTTAGAGCTGACTGTGGCGGCGTTTATGGAGAGTGTGAGTAAATTTGACATCAAAGCTGGAATCGTGCTGCAGGCTTATATCCCAGATTCTTATGAGTATCTTAAGATTCTGCTTGCCTTTTCAAAAGAGCGGGTTGAGAAGGGAATGAAGCCTATTAAAATCCGCTTTGTTAAGGGTGCAAATATGGAGAGTGAAGAGACCATAGCAAGCCAAAGAGGCTGGGAGCTACCGACCTTTCATCGCAAGATTGACACTGATAGCAACTACAACAAAATGCTAGATTTAGTCCTAGAAAATGAAAATTACAAATACATTAACATCGGTATTGCAAGTCATAATATCTTTGAAATCGCCTATGCCTATACGCGTATTATGGAAGCTGGAGCGGGTGAGAGCTTTACTTTTGAAATGCTAGAGGGTATGAGCTTGCAATGCTCTTATGAGCTATCTAAAATGCACAATCTCATTTTATACGCGCCTGTGTGTGATGAAGCGCATTTTAATAACGCCATTGCTTACCTTGTGCGCCGTTTAGATGAAAACACAAGCGAAGATAATTTTATGCGCCATTTTTTCAATCTCAAAGTGAGCTCCAAAGCGTGGGAGGAGCAAAAAAATCTCTTTTTAGATTCTCTTAAAGGTATTGCTAGCCTTGATAACTCCACGCACAGAAAGCAAGATAGGACAAAGGTGCAAAAAGTGCTAAGCTCGTATGAGAGTAAGCAGTTTAACAATGAAAGCGATACGGATTTTATCCTGCCACAAAATCGCCTATGGGCGCAAGAAATCAAGGCAAAATACGAGAATTTAACGCATTTTAATGTCTATCCTGTGGCTGGGGATATGGACTTCACACAGGAGAATCTAAATGCTCTAGAAGTGGGAGATAAAATTGAGAATCGCCCTATCGGCAGAGCCTATCTCGCAGGGGAAAAACAAATCGCCCACGCGTTAAAAGTAGCAAAAGATTCTAACTTTTCTCAAAAAAGTAGTGATGAGATTTATAAGATTCTTTCAAAAGCCGCGCAGCTTTTACGCGAACGCAGGGGGGATTTAATCGGTATAGCTGCGCTTGAAACGGGCAAGACATTTTTAGAGATTGACCCAGAGGTGAGTGAGGCGATTGACTTTGTGGAGTTTTATCCGCATTCACTAGAAAAGCTCAAATCGCAAAATCCCAAAACGACCTTTAAACCCAAAGGCATAGGCGTTACTATCGCGCCGTGGAATTTCCCTGTGGGCATTTCTGTGGGGACCATTGCCGCGCCCTTAGCGGCTGGGAATGTGGTGATTTATAAGCCCTCTTCACTCTCCACGCTCACAGGCTATAAGCTTTGCGAGTGTTTCTGGGACGCTGGGATTCCAAAAGATGCGCTAATATTCTTGCCTGCAAAGGGCAGGGATATTTCTACTTATCTTTTAAGCGATGAAGCGGTGAAATTCTCTATTCTTACAGGCGGAGAGGATACGGCGTATGCGATGTTAAAGGCAAATCCTACTTTGCTTTTAAGTGCTGAGACAGGGGGTAAAAATGCCACCATCGTATCAAAATTTGCCGATAGGGATAGCGCGGTGAAAAACATTATCCACTCCGCGTTTTCAAATTCTGGGCAAAAATGCTCGGCTACTTCGCTGCTTGTGCTAGAAGATGAAGTCTATAATGATGAGGAGTTTAAAAAAGCCCTTGTAGATGCCGCGCAATCGCTTGCCGTGGGAAGTCCATTTGTATTTAAAAATAAACTCGGCGCACTGTGTGATAAACCAAGTGAGAAAGTGCTAAAAGCTATAAACGAGCTAGAATCTGGCGAGGAGTGGGCATTAAAGCCTACATTTGTGAATGACAATCCACACCTTATGACACCGGGCATTAAATACGGCGTGAAAAGGGGAGCTTTCACGCATATGAATGAGCTTTTCGCGCCTATTCTTAGCGTGATGAAGGCAAAAGATTTGCAAGATGCTATTGAGATAGTCAATGCCACAGGCTATGGGCTTACGGCTGGGTTTGAAAGCCTAGATGAAAGAGAGTGGGAGTATTTCCACACGCACATTGAAGCGGGAAATATCTATATCAATAAGCCAACCACTGGTGCTATCGTGCTGCGTCAGCCTTTTGGTGGGGTGAAAAAGTCCGCTATCGGCTTTGGGAGAAAGGTGGGGATTTATAACTACATCACGCAGTTTATGGATATAGAATCAGAATCTGATGAGAATCTATCGGGGAATCACTTCTCACAAGCCATGCAAAAGCTTGATATAAGCGCGGAAAAAAGCGATAAACAAGCCCTAGAAAATGCAAAAATAATGGCGCAATCCTATGCCTATCATCACAGGCACGAATTTAGCGTGGCAAAGGACTATGTGCATATCCGCGGCGAGGATAATCTTTTCTCCTATACAAAAATCAAAAATTGCGGCTTTAGAGTGAGTGATGATGATAGTTTGCAAGATATTTTGGGCGTGATTCTGGGAGCAAATACCGCTGATGTCCCGCTATCTATCAGCTATGAATCTCACGAGCAAATCGCCCTAGCTAAAGAGCTATGCAAGGCAGTGGGGCTTAATGCGGAATTTGCAAAGGAGAGCAAGGAAGACTTTATCGCTAAAATGGCTTCATTTGAGAGAATCCGCTATCACGCTAAGGCGGATAAAAGCGACCCACTCTATCAAGCCGCTGCAAAAGAGGCGAAAATCATTATCCGTGAAAAGCCCTTGCTGAATGGACGCTTTGAGCTACTCTATTATCACAACGAAAAGGCGTTAAGCATATCCTATCATCGCTATGGGAATCTCGGCATACGCGCCTTAAAACATTAA
- the selD gene encoding selenide, water dikinase SelD, with product MKYKNQNLTHFVKAAGUAAKLSPCGLKTILNFMQTSPALLSGIGNNEDASIYKIDENLALVQSLDFITPIVDSAYHFGAIAAANALSDIFAMGAEAINALNIVGFDSKNHNLEILQEILQGANDKVKEANTLTLGGHTIESTEMFFGLSVTGRVHPNKFIANNTAKIGDVIILTKPLGVGILSTALKGGILKQIHLESMLESMLSLNLKASRLAVKFNASAMSDVTGFGLLGHLREMLNPQISITLFKDTIPLLKGVRDYFDMGLIPAGAYQNYEFIKTICPHLQEEALLFCSPETSGGLLITIDEKNSQNLLQALNNEGIDAKIIGNCETKEKCEISIL from the coding sequence ATGAAATATAAAAATCAAAATTTAACCCACTTTGTTAAAGCGGCAGGTTGAGCAGCGAAGTTAAGCCCGTGCGGTCTTAAAACAATCCTAAACTTTATGCAAACAAGCCCCGCTTTGCTTAGTGGTATCGGCAACAACGAAGATGCGAGTATTTATAAGATAGACGAAAATTTAGCCCTCGTGCAAAGTCTTGATTTTATCACGCCCATTGTGGATAGCGCTTATCATTTTGGAGCTATCGCTGCGGCAAATGCTTTAAGTGATATTTTTGCTATGGGTGCTGAGGCGATAAATGCTTTAAATATCGTAGGATTTGATAGTAAAAATCACAATTTAGAAATTTTGCAAGAAATTTTGCAAGGGGCAAATGATAAAGTCAAAGAGGCAAACACCCTAACTCTAGGCGGACACACCATAGAAAGCACAGAAATGTTTTTTGGATTAAGCGTAACAGGCAGGGTGCATCCTAATAAATTCATCGCAAATAACACCGCAAAAATAGGTGATGTCATCATCTTAACCAAACCTTTGGGCGTTGGAATTTTAAGCACGGCTTTAAAAGGGGGGATTTTAAAACAAATACACCTTGAAAGTATGCTTGAAAGTATGCTTTCTCTCAACCTAAAAGCAAGTCGTTTGGCGGTAAAATTTAACGCTAGTGCAATGAGTGATGTAACAGGCTTTGGACTTTTGGGACATTTAAGAGAAATGCTAAATCCTCAAATTTCCATTACACTATTTAAAGATACAATTCCGCTTTTAAAAGGCGTGAGGGATTATTTTGATATGGGCTTAATCCCAGCGGGGGCTTATCAAAACTATGAATTTATAAAAACAATCTGTCCGCATTTGCAAGAAGAAGCCCTTTTATTTTGCAGTCCTGAAACTTCTGGTGGGCTTTTAATTACCATCGATGAAAAAAATTCTCAAAATTTACTTCAGGCTCTTAATAATGAGGGAATTGACGCAAAAATTATAGGAAATTGCGAGACAAAAGAGAAGTGTGAAATTTCAATTCTTTAA
- the yedF gene encoding sulfurtransferase-like selenium metabolism protein YedF: MKIDCRNLACPKPVIETKNALEKLENDDELEILLNSSVSKNNVMKFLTSLNLAHTCEENGEEFCIKVQKSTCELSFDETQNESILFLKSTKVGEGELGENLLVGFLSTLKSLENRPSKIICVNESVLINTDKNHKAHEAMLELEKFGIEIISCGACLEFFGKTKELKIGTIGNAYATLNELFSKAKIITL; the protein is encoded by the coding sequence ATGAAAATTGACTGCCGTAATCTTGCTTGTCCCAAGCCCGTTATAGAAACAAAAAACGCCCTAGAAAAACTTGAAAATGATGATGAGCTAGAAATTCTTTTAAATTCTAGCGTGTCAAAAAATAATGTAATGAAATTTTTAACTTCCTTAAATTTAGCCCACACTTGCGAGGAAAATGGCGAGGAATTTTGTATAAAAGTGCAAAAAAGCACTTGTGAATTAAGCTTTGATGAAACGCAAAATGAAAGCATTTTATTTCTTAAAAGCACTAAAGTGGGAGAGGGGGAACTAGGCGAAAATTTACTTGTCGGCTTTTTATCCACACTAAAAAGCTTGGAAAATCGCCCTAGTAAGATAATTTGCGTCAATGAAAGCGTTTTGATAAATACCGATAAAAACCACAAAGCCCACGAAGCTATGCTTGAGCTTGAGAAATTTGGCATAGAAATTATAAGCTGTGGAGCGTGTTTAGAATTTTTTGGCAAAACTAAGGAACTAAAAATCGGCACCATAGGCAATGCTTATGCCACTTTAAATGAGCTTTTTAGCAAAGCAAAAATCATCACTTTATAA
- a CDS encoding winged helix-turn-helix domain-containing protein, giving the protein MNEIVNYMKELLNSNEKLDCGTAFKIAKKFDKKVEEIGKIANENGIRIDNCELGQFGHLDFEKGKIETLKALEPFLDEKKRIFCKDARDVAKQGFGLKNVRSSLKTYKIDVKYCKLGCFKEKRGKQFVVKTKTWIENADGDLLFGKGKTELLELIAQTGSLLHASKLMGINYKKAWTHLQTLQLNSQEVLVKSRQGRSSKSGTKLTPKALELMENYTILQKDIEEYANKRFKELFFKEEDKNQINKRKNNEN; this is encoded by the coding sequence ATGAATGAAATTGTAAATTATATGAAAGAGCTTTTAAATAGCAACGAGAAACTAGACTGCGGAACAGCGTTTAAAATCGCTAAAAAATTTGATAAAAAAGTCGAAGAAATCGGCAAAATCGCTAACGAAAATGGAATTCGCATTGATAATTGTGAATTAGGACAATTTGGACATCTAGATTTTGAAAAAGGCAAAATCGAAACACTAAAGGCTCTTGAGCCTTTTTTAGATGAGAAAAAACGCATTTTTTGCAAAGACGCAAGAGATGTTGCCAAACAAGGCTTTGGGCTTAAAAATGTCCGCTCAAGTCTTAAAACCTACAAAATAGATGTAAAATACTGCAAATTAGGTTGCTTTAAAGAAAAAAGAGGAAAGCAATTTGTCGTAAAAACAAAAACTTGGATAGAAAATGCGGATGGGGATTTGCTTTTTGGCAAGGGCAAAACCGAGCTTTTGGAACTCATCGCACAAACAGGAAGCTTACTTCACGCCTCTAAACTTATGGGGATAAATTATAAAAAAGCTTGGACGCATTTACAAACGCTTCAGCTAAATTCTCAAGAGGTGCTTGTTAAATCGAGACAAGGGCGTTCAAGTAAATCGGGCACAAAACTCACACCAAAAGCCTTAGAATTAATGGAAAATTACACTATCTTACAAAAAGACATTGAAGAATATGCCAACAAGCGCTTTAAAGAACTATTTTTCAAAGAGGAAGACAAAAATCAAATCAATAAGAGGAAAAACAATGAAAATTGA
- the fdhD gene encoding formate dehydrogenase accessory sulfurtransferase FdhD, with translation MEALFTTEIVKYRGDERLICEDTLVREIKLEIFVNDEKIGALMATPTDEQALAVGYLMSENIIAKVSDIQNIESQNDGMSVHIKAKIDEANLAKLNAEGVVISGCGRAHTANIDPEAIQASQINSKAKFSKTQILKQMGEFYTQCDLYEKTGCVHTAKLFVDEKSFFIGEDIAQHNTIDKALGKARLAGVDLQDCFLMVSGRLSSEMVAKAVMHKIPVLVSRTAPTCLGVMIARKFNLTLCGFAREDKINIYNGEFRIDE, from the coding sequence ATGGAGGCTTTATTTACAACCGAGATTGTAAAATATAGGGGCGATGAGAGGCTCATTTGCGAAGATACTTTAGTGCGTGAAATTAAGCTTGAAATTTTTGTCAATGATGAAAAAATCGGTGCTTTAATGGCTACACCCACAGACGAACAAGCCTTAGCGGTGGGTTATTTAATGAGTGAAAATATCATCGCTAAAGTAAGCGATATACAAAACATAGAAAGCCAAAATGACGGAATGAGCGTTCATATCAAAGCAAAAATTGATGAAGCAAATTTAGCAAAACTTAATGCTGAGGGCGTTGTCATTAGTGGGTGTGGGAGAGCGCACACGGCAAACATCGACCCAGAAGCCATACAAGCAAGTCAAATCAACTCTAAAGCCAAATTTAGCAAAACACAAATTCTTAAACAAATGGGCGAATTTTATACGCAATGTGATTTATACGAAAAAACAGGCTGTGTGCATACGGCAAAACTTTTTGTTGATGAAAAAAGCTTTTTCATCGGCGAGGACATCGCCCAGCACAACACTATAGATAAAGCACTTGGCAAAGCAAGACTTGCGGGGGTTGATTTGCAAGATTGTTTTTTAATGGTGAGTGGGAGATTAAGCTCCGAAATGGTAGCAAAAGCGGTAATGCACAAAATCCCAGTGCTTGTTTCACGCACCGCACCAACTTGCCTTGGCGTGATGATAGCGAGGAAATTTAATCTCACCCTTTGTGGCTTTGCAAGAGAAGATAAAATCAACATTTACAACGGAGAATTTAGAATTGATGAATGA
- a CDS encoding ParA family protein, with protein sequence MIVSVINEKGGSGKTSLAINLACKLNDEGDKVLFLDLDPQRSAEIFVNIRKGEKLQKAFDYERKPNLLNTYDSIIIDTGGRDSKEMHFALKNADIVLIPTYPSQYDLAVLNNMIELFIKEAKKEAKCFIIINRAFTNASLKNRILDFKELVKNKTNQNIFLMDSILYDREAIRKATSEGLGISQTQNNKAKRDFSLFFDELIEKYNN encoded by the coding sequence ATGATAGTTTCAGTCATCAACGAAAAAGGCGGAAGTGGAAAAACGAGTTTAGCGATTAATTTGGCTTGTAAATTAAATGATGAGGGGGATAAAGTTTTATTTTTAGATTTAGACCCTCAAAGAAGTGCCGAAATCTTTGTTAATATTAGAAAAGGCGAGAAACTTCAAAAGGCTTTTGATTACGAAAGAAAACCAAACCTCTTAAACACTTATGATAGTATCATCATAGATACAGGCGGAAGAGATAGTAAGGAAATGCACTTTGCTCTAAAAAATGCTGACATTGTTTTAATCCCCACTTATCCTAGTCAATATGATTTAGCAGTCTTAAATAATATGATAGAGCTTTTCATCAAAGAAGCTAAGAAGGAAGCAAAATGCTTTATCATTATTAATAGAGCTTTTACAAATGCAAGTTTAAAAAATAGAATTTTAGATTTTAAAGAGCTTGTCAAAAACAAAACAAATCAAAACATTTTTTTAATGGATAGCATACTTTATGATAGAGAAGCAATAAGAAAAGCCACAAGTGAGGGCTTAGGCATATCTCAAACTCAAAATAATAAAGCAAAAAGAGACTTCTCTTTATTTTTTGATGAATTGATAGAAAAATACAACAATTAA
- a CDS encoding type II toxin-antitoxin system YafQ family toxin has translation MTKYEIKYLKPFKTNLKKIKHDKENLKCIKDIIEKLANDEVLDKKHKDHALKGNLKAFRECHIKPDLLLIYQKLEKKLILYCINIGSHGEIF, from the coding sequence ATGACTAAATATGAAATTAAATATTTAAAGCCTTTTAAAACAAATTTGAAAAAAATTAAACACGATAAAGAGAACCTAAAATGTATTAAAGACATTATAGAAAAACTTGCCAACGATGAAGTTTTAGATAAAAAACATAAAGACCACGCATTAAAGGGTAATTTAAAGGCTTTTAGAGAATGCCACATTAAACCTGATTTACTTTTAATCTATCAAAAACTAGAAAAAAAGCTAATTTTGTATTGTATCAATATAGGCTCACATGGTGAGATATTTTAA
- a CDS encoding type II toxin-antitoxin system HicB family antitoxin, whose protein sequence is MTLNAIIEKDDNGYFAYVPELKGCISEGNTYEEALANIKEASELYLESLQEEEIKTLQTKSISITSIQVKSPIQVGLNA, encoded by the coding sequence ATGACTTTAAACGCCATTATTGAAAAAGATGACAATGGATATTTTGCTTATGTGCCTGAATTAAAAGGTTGCATAAGCGAGGGAAACACTTATGAAGAGGCTCTTGCAAATATTAAAGAGGCGAGTGAGCTTTATTTGGAATCCTTACAAGAAGAGGAAATTAAAACTCTACAAACAAAATCAATCTCTATTACCTCAATACAAGTAAAATCACCTATACAAGTAGGATTAAATGCCTGA
- a CDS encoding type II toxin-antitoxin system HicA family toxin, translating into MPELPKLTAKEAEKILLINGFSLDRQKGSHRIYIKSSYRVVLPHHSGKILHPKIIKELFNIIVLAK; encoded by the coding sequence ATGCCTGAATTGCCTAAATTAACCGCTAAAGAGGCTGAGAAAATTTTACTTATCAATGGTTTTAGTCTTGATAGGCAAAAAGGTAGTCATAGAATTTATATTAAAAGCTCATATAGGGTTGTTTTGCCTCATCATAGTGGAAAGATTTTACACCCCAAAATTATCAAAGAGCTTTTTAATATCATAGTGCTAGCCAAATAA
- a CDS encoding plasmid mobilization protein produces the protein MSVLKKNHFKDISIKKDNHNSFDELMEKESEIETKKTRGRPKKTNKKDCTYTFYCTKEELKELALRAEKRYLSMSEYFRMRLFAE, from the coding sequence ATGAGCGTTTTAAAGAAAAATCATTTCAAAGACATTAGCATTAAAAAGGATAATCACAATTCTTTTGATGAGCTTATGGAAAAAGAAAGCGAAATAGAAACTAAAAAGACAAGAGGCAGACCTAAAAAAACAAATAAAAAAGACTGCACCTATACTTTTTACTGCACCAAAGAAGAATTAAAAGAACTCGCCCTAAGAGCAGAAAAAAGGTATCTTAGTATGAGTGAATATTTTAGAATGAGGCTCTTTGCAGAATAA
- a CDS encoding RelA/SpoT domain-containing protein: MITKALIRTIGNHLRANTQSDEDLEKLNLYRNTHILVMNTLINTIKDKTPKPLFIARRLKRLSSIKSKLKRFCSMQLDRMQDIGGVRAVFKDIKQAKEYKDKIELLYKNEKRALKIVKINDYVTYPKEDGYRGYHIVFEYHKGKEELKSYKIEFQIRDLKQHYWATAVEIFSLISKHNLKSGEGEEEHKSFFYLCSKLIHNEANKKELNTLKKLNQKHKILSLLSGINLAFHHIDTKQKDLYYLIALNFNKKQLSSYIFHKNELDMASFLYEKLEKDESINAVLIDIDSIKNLKKAYPNYFGNAKEFIKLIQEKLNNETL, translated from the coding sequence ATGATTACAAAAGCACTCATTAGAACAATCGGCAACCATTTAAGAGCTAATACTCAAAGTGATGAAGATTTAGAAAAACTTAATCTTTATAGAAACACCCATATTCTAGTGATGAATACACTCATTAATACCATTAAGGATAAAACTCCTAAACCTTTATTTATCGCCAGAAGATTAAAAAGATTAAGCTCCATTAAAAGCAAACTTAAACGCTTTTGTTCTATGCAACTTGATAGAATGCAAGATATAGGGGGAGTTAGAGCTGTTTTTAAAGATATTAAACAAGCAAAAGAATATAAGGATAAAATAGAATTACTTTATAAAAATGAAAAAAGAGCCTTAAAAATTGTAAAAATTAATGATTATGTAACTTACCCAAAAGAAGACGGATATAGGGGCTATCATATCGTTTTTGAATATCATAAAGGCAAAGAGGAATTAAAGAGCTACAAAATAGAATTTCAAATTAGGGACTTAAAGCAACATTACTGGGCGACTGCTGTTGAAATCTTTTCTTTAATCTCTAAGCATAACCTTAAAAGCGGTGAGGGAGAAGAAGAGCATAAAAGTTTTTTTTATCTCTGCTCTAAACTTATCCACAATGAAGCAAATAAAAAGGAATTAAACACCCTTAAAAAACTCAATCAAAAACATAAAATTCTTTCTCTTTTAAGCGGAATTAACCTAGCCTTTCATCATATCGACACTAAACAAAAAGACTTATATTATTTAATTGCACTTAATTTTAATAAAAAACAACTCAGCTCTTATATTTTTCATAAAAATGAATTAGATATGGCAAGTTTTTTATATGAAAAGCTTGAAAAAGATGAAAGCATTAACGCCGTTTTAATTGATATTGATAGCATTAAAAACCTAAAAAAAGCCTATCCTAATTATTTTGGAAATGCTAAGGAATTTATCAAACTTATCCAAGAAAAACTTAACAATGAGACTCTTTAA
- a CDS encoding adenine-specific methyltransferase EcoRI family protein encodes MASQALNLAKKDKFDEFYTKLSDIEKELSHYKEHFKGKIILCNCDDPKISAYCVGLLANLLFN; translated from the coding sequence ATGGCAAGTCAAGCACTTAATCTCGCCAAAAAAGATAAATTTGATGAATTTTATACTAAGCTTAGTGATATAGAAAAAGAATTAAGCCATTATAAAGAGCATTTTAAGGGCAAAATTATACTTTGCAATTGTGATGACCCTAAAATTAGCGCTTATTGCGTGGGGTTATTGGCGAATTTGCTTTTTAATTAA